In one window of Ovis aries strain OAR_USU_Benz2616 breed Rambouillet chromosome 5, ARS-UI_Ramb_v3.0, whole genome shotgun sequence DNA:
- the LOC105615221 gene encoding prefoldin subunit 4-like has product MDMYTLLYLKWITSTVPRWRATMKKAAAEDVNVAFEDQQKINKSARNTSRITELKEETEVKKKQLQHLEDACEDIMLADDDCLMIPYQIGDVFISHSQEETQEMLEEAKKNLQEETGALESRVESIQRVLADLKVQLYTKFGSNINLEADES; this is encoded by the coding sequence atggacatgtacacactgctgtatttaaaatggataaccagcacaGTCCCAAGATGGAGGGCCACCATGAAGAAGGCAGCTGCAGAAGATGTCAATGTAGCTTTTGAGGATCAACAAAAGATAAACAAATCTGCACGGAATACAAGTAGAATCACAGAgctgaaggaagaaacagaagtaaaaaagaaacaactccAACATTTAGAAGATGCCTGTGAGGACATCATGCTTGCAGATGACGACTGCTTAATGATACCTTATCAGATTGGCGATGTTTTCATTAGTCATTCTCAAGAAGAAACACAAGAAATGTTAGAAGAAGCCAAGAAAAATTTGCAAGAAGAAACTGGCGCCTTAGAATCCAGAGTGGAATCAATTCAACGGGTGTTAGCAGATTTGAAAGTTCAGTTATATACAAAATTTGGGAGTAACATAAACCTTGAAGCTGATGAAagttaa